The following are from one region of the Populus trichocarpa isolate Nisqually-1 chromosome 8, P.trichocarpa_v4.1, whole genome shotgun sequence genome:
- the LOC7471494 gene encoding cullin-3A, with product MSNQKKRNFQIDAFKHRVVVDPKYADKTWKILEHAIHEIYNHNASGLSFEELYRNAYNMVLHKFGEKLYNGLVATMTSHLKEISKSIEAAQGDSFLEELNRKWNDHNKALQMIRDILMYMDRTYIPSVHKTPVHELGLNLWRDNIIHSSKIQTRLQNTLLELVHRERTGEVIDRGLMRNIVKMLMDLGSSVYQEDFEKPFLEVSAEFYSGESQKFIECCDCGDYLKKAEKRLNEEIERVTHYLDSKSEVRINNVVEKEMIANHMLRLVHMENSGLVNMLLDDKFDDLGRMYNLFRRVPDGLSTIREVMTSHLRETGKQLVTDPERLKDPVEFVQCLLDEKDKYDSIISNAFNNDKTFQNALNSSFEYFINLNTRSPEFISLFVDDKLRKGLKGVSEEDVEIILDKVMMLFRYLQEKDVFEKYYKQHLAKRLLSGKTVSDDAERSLIVKLKTECGYQFTSKLEGMFTDMKTSQDTMQGFYASHPELGDGPTLVVQVLTTGSWPTQPGVPCNLPAEMSALCEKFRSYYLGTHTGRRLSWQTNMGTADIKATFGKGQKHELNVSTYQMCVLMLFNNADRLGYKEIEQATEIPTADLKRCLQSMACVKGKNVLRKEPMSKDIGEEDAFFVNDKFTSKFYKVKIGTVVAQKESEPEKQETRQRVEEDRKPQIEAAVVRIMKSRRVLDHNNIITEVTKQLQSRFLANPTEIKKRIESLIERDFLERDSVDRKLYRYLA from the coding sequence GAACGCCTACAATATGGTGCTACACAAATTTGGTGAGAAGTTGTATAATGGTCTGGTTGCGACTATGACTTCACATctaaaagaaatatcaaaatcTATCGAGGCTGCTCAGGGAGATTCATTTTTGGAGGAGCTGAACAGGAAATGGAATGATCATAACAAAGCATTGCAAATGATCAGAGACATATTGATGTATATGGACAGGACATATATCCCAAGTGTGCATAAAACCCCTGTTCATGAACTTGGGCTTAACTTGTGGAGGGATAATATAATACACTCGAGCAAAATTCAGACACGGCTTCAAAACACACTTCTTGAACTAGTTCATAGGGAACGGACTGGCGAAGTTATTGACCGAGGGTTGATGAGGAACATTGTCAAGATGCTAATGGATTTAGGTTCTTCTGTTTACCAAGAAGACTTTGAGAAGCCATTTCTTGAGGTTTCTGCTGAGTTTTACAGTGGCGAATCTCAGAAGTTCATTGAGTGCTGTGATTGTGGTGATTATCTAAAGAAAGCTGAGAAACGTTTAAATGAAGAGATAGAGAGAGTGACCCATTATTTGGATTCCAAGAGTGAAGTCAGGATAAATAATGTGGTGGAGAAGGAGATGATTGCTAATCACATGCTGAGATTAGTCCACATGGAGAATTCAGGCTTGGTAAATATGCTTCTTGATGATAAATTTGATGACTTGGGACGGATGTACAACCTGTTCCGCCGGGTTCCTGATGGTCTTTCAACAATAAGAGAAGTGATGACTTCTCACCTTAGGGAGACTGGCAAGCAACTTGTTACTGATCCAGAAAGGTTGAAGGATCCAGTGGAGTTTGTTCAGTGTTTGTTGGATGAAAAAGATAAGTACGATAGCATCATAAGCAATGCATTTAACAATGACAAGACATTCCAGAATGCTCTGAACTCCTCTTTTGAATATTTCATTAACTTGAATACTCGTTCTCCCGAGTTCATTTCACTGTTTGTGGATGACAAACTTCGCAAAGGTCTAAAAGGAGTTAGTGAGGAGGATGTGGAGATCATTCTTGACAAGGTGATGATGCTGTTCCGCTATTTGCAGGAGAAAGATGTGTTTGAAAAGTATTACAAGCAGCATTTGGCTAAGCGGCTGCTGTCAGGGAAAACAGTCTCTGATGATGCAGAGAGAAGTCTGATAGTCAAACTTAAGACAGAATGTGGTTACCAGTTCACTTCAAAATTAGAAGGCATGTTTACAGACATGAAAACCTCCCAGGATACAATGCAAGGTTTTTATGCAAGCCACCCGGAGCTGGGGGATGGACCAACACTGGTTGTCCAGGTTTTGACAACAGGGTCTTGGCCCACTCAACCTGGTGTTCCATGCAACTTGCCTGCAGAAATGTCAGCACTATGTGAGAAGTTCAGGTCATATTACCTTGGGACCCATACTGGTCGGAGATTGTCATGGCAAACTAACATGGGCACAGCGGACATTAAGGCAACCTTCGGGAAGGGTCAGAAGCATGAATTGAATGTCTCCACTTACCAGATGTGCGTTCTCATGCTGTTTAATAATGCTGATAGACTTGGCTACAAAGAGATTGAGCAGGCAACTGAGATTCCTACAGCAGACTTGAAAAGGTGCCTGCAATCCATGGCTTGTGTGAAGGGAAAGAATGTTCTTCGCAAAGAACCCATGAGTAAAGACATTGGTGAGGAAGATGCTTTTTTTGTTAATGACAAATTCACAAGCAAATTCTATAAGGTGAAGATTGGAACTGTAGTTGCGCAAAAGGAATCAGAACCTGAAAAGCAGGAGACTCGGCAGAGAGTAGAGGAGGACCGAAAGCCTCAGATAGAAGCTGCAGTAGTTAGGATTATGAAGTCAAGGAGGGTATTGGATCACAACAATATAATCACTGAGGTCACAAAGCAGTTGCAGTCACGTTTCCTAGCGAACCCCACAGAAATTAAGAAACGGATTGAATCCCTTATTGAACGGGATTTCTTGGAGAGGGATAGTGTGGACAGAAAACTGTATCGATATCTTGCTTAA